The Triticum aestivum cultivar Chinese Spring chromosome 3A, IWGSC CS RefSeq v2.1, whole genome shotgun sequence genome includes a region encoding these proteins:
- the LOC123060496 gene encoding BES1/BZR1 homolog protein 2 gives MEGVAKSVVAPMEVAAGAVGEEAMAVAVAAGRRGCIRSTRGPWTVRRQARGGAVKTSLRHPTPRERENNRQRERRRRQVATRIYASLRANAGYALPKHADQNDVLRALCAEAGYLVDDEGNVTRCHERSSGAGTGGGASCSSGHLQPSSHSHSVATEATAGGIHQALLEPEAEPKHKISLELTLSFSYM, from the exons ATGGAAGGAGTGGCCAAGTCGGTGGTGGCGCCAATGGAGGTGGCCGCTGGAGCTGTGGGGGAGGAGGccatggcggtggcggtggcggcggggaggaggggcTGCATCCGGTCGACGCGGGGCCCGTGGACGGTGCGGCggcaggcgcggggcggcgcggtgaaGACGTCGCTCCGGCACCCGACGCCGCGGGAGCGGGAGAACAACCGGCAGCGGGAGCGGCGCCGGCGGCAGGTGGCCACCAGGATCTACGCCAGCCTGCGCGCCAATGCCGGGTACGCGCTGCCCAAGCACGCCGACCAGAACGACGTGCTCCGGGCGCTCTGCGCCGAGGCGGGCTACCTCGTCGACGACGAAGGCAACGTCACGCGGTGCCACGAG CGTTCCTCGGGCGCCGGCACTGGCGGCGGCGCAAGCTGCAGCTCCGGCCATCTGCAGCCGTCCTCGCACAGCCACAGCGTGGCGACGGAGGCAACAGCCGGGGGCATCCACCAGGCGCTGCTTGAGCCGGAGGCGGAGCCGAAGCACAAGATATCCCTCGAGCTGACACTCTCCTTCTCCTACATGTAG